In Streptomyces sp. HUAS ZL42, the DNA window ACCCGGGCAGGCCGCCGACAGCATTCCGGGGCCCACGAAACCGCCGTGCAGCGGTTCGTGGCCCGAACCGCCACCGGAGACGAGCGCGACCTTGCCGGCGACGGGGGCGTCCCGCCGTACGACCACCCGGTTCTCGACGTCCACGGTCAGCTCGGGGTGGGCGGCGGCCAGGCCCCGCAGCGCGTCCGCGACCACGGTCTCCGGGACGTTGATGAGCATCTTCATGGATACCTCCTGGTGGGCGGGCAGCCGGTGCTCCGACCCGTGGTGCCGGTCGGAGCGGGCAGACGGGTGTGCTCGGTGGTGCGGACCGTGGCGGTGGGGATCCGGGGACGGCGGGGCCGGCGCCGGCTGCGCTGACTTCTCGTCAGTCGCGGGGGCGGTACGGAGTGACCCTCACGGCAGTCCACTCTCGGAAGTATCGGCGTTCGAGGGGCGATGGTCACGTGTGCGGGCGGTCCCGGGCGCGTGCGGGTCCCTCGCGATCCTCTCCCGGGCGACATCTGCGTGGTCCGGTCAGTACTCTCCGAACCATGCGGATCTCTGTTTCCTCGGACATGGACGAACCCGTGGCCCGCTCCCTCGTCGCGGAGTTGCGCAGCCGTGGTCACGAGGTGACGACGTACGGGGCGCTGCACCCCGGGGACGACGCCCAGTGGGCGGTCTGCTCGGAGACGGCGGCCCGGGAGGTGTCGGCCGGGACCGCCGACCAGGCGGTCGTGTGCTGCTGGACCGGCACGGGCGCGTCGATCGCCGCGAACAAGGTGCCGGGGGTGCGGGCGGCGCTGTGCACCGACGCCTACACCGCGGAGGGCGCCCGCCGCTGGAACGACGCCAACGTGCTGGCGCTGAGCCTGCGGCTGACCTCCGAGCCGCTGCTCAAGGAGATCCTCGACGCGTGGTTCGCGGCCGAGGCCAGTGACGACGCGGAGGACCGGCAGAACGTGGAGCATGTCGGGCGGCTGGACCTCGGCAGGGACGTTTCCTAGGCTTTCACGGCTTTCGCGGATTCACGGCTTTCGCCGCGGCGGCCGGCCGGAGGGGGCTCAGCCCGTCTTGTGTCCCCACTTCGGCCCCACCAGGTCCCACTGCCTGCCCCACTCGTCGATCCGCCGACGGTCGAGCCGCCAGCGCGCGACGGCACCGACGCCGACCACCACGCCGGTGGCGGCGAGGGCCGCGGCCGCGCCCAGCACGGCGGCCTCCCAGGCAGCCGCCGTGGTGCTCGGGGGCTGGGTGCTGAGCTCGCCCCGGGCGTCCAGCCAGACCGTGACTTCGGTACCGGCCCGCTGCCCGGCGTCCACCAGGGTCCGGCCCGTACGGGTGGAGCCGTCGGGCGCTGTCCAGTGGACCTGCGCCGACATCCGTTCGGTCCCCCTGCCGGCCCCCGCGGTGGGGGTCGGGACGTCGGCCACGACCACCGCCTCGCTGGCGTGGCGCTCGGCCCGCTGACGAACGAACACGTCATTGGCCGCGTGGGCCGTCACGAAGCCGGCGAGCGTTCCTCCCACCG includes these proteins:
- a CDS encoding RpiB/LacA/LacB family sugar-phosphate isomerase, whose amino-acid sequence is MRISVSSDMDEPVARSLVAELRSRGHEVTTYGALHPGDDAQWAVCSETAAREVSAGTADQAVVCCWTGTGASIAANKVPGVRAALCTDAYTAEGARRWNDANVLALSLRLTSEPLLKEILDAWFAAEASDDAEDRQNVEHVGRLDLGRDVS